One stretch of Variovorax sp. 54 DNA includes these proteins:
- a CDS encoding DUF2145 domain-containing protein, producing the protein MKPAVRPALLLTFAIAAVVLPLQANAGRSCEQVKPTPALIVKGMQLAERTSQQLDASGARVVVLARAGQDLSKYGLRYSHLGIAYKTDEGPWRVVHKLNHCGTAVAAVYRQGLGEFFLDDLWRYEAAWSVPTPAVQAQLMAALREPDARLVRLNVAPYSIVSYAWGQKYQQSNQWALETLAAAMEPATIGTRAQAQAWLQFKGYEPTTLTLGPLTRLGGRVGSANIAFDDHPNEKRFSDRIETVTVDSVFSWLPRAGLGAAPVTLKL; encoded by the coding sequence GTGAAGCCCGCCGTGCGCCCCGCGCTGCTGCTGACGTTCGCCATCGCAGCGGTGGTGCTGCCGCTGCAGGCGAATGCCGGTCGCTCGTGCGAACAGGTCAAGCCGACGCCGGCGCTGATCGTCAAGGGCATGCAGCTGGCCGAGCGCACGTCGCAGCAGCTCGATGCGAGCGGCGCGCGCGTGGTCGTCCTGGCGCGCGCCGGGCAGGACCTGAGCAAGTACGGCCTGCGCTATTCGCACCTGGGCATCGCCTACAAGACCGACGAGGGTCCGTGGCGCGTGGTGCACAAGCTCAACCACTGCGGCACGGCGGTGGCCGCGGTCTACCGGCAGGGGCTGGGCGAGTTCTTCCTCGACGACCTGTGGCGCTACGAGGCCGCCTGGTCCGTGCCCACGCCCGCGGTGCAGGCGCAGCTGATGGCCGCGCTGCGCGAGCCCGATGCACGCCTCGTGCGCCTGAACGTGGCGCCCTACAGCATCGTGAGCTACGCCTGGGGCCAGAAGTACCAGCAGTCGAACCAGTGGGCGCTCGAAACCCTGGCCGCCGCGATGGAGCCCGCCACCATCGGCACCCGCGCGCAGGCGCAGGCCTGGCTGCAGTTCAAGGGCTACGAGCCGACCACGCTGACCCTCGGCCCGCTGACCCGCCTGGGCGGGCGCGTGGGCTCGGCCAACATCGCGTTCGACGATCATCCGAACGAGAAGCGGTTTTCGGACCGCATCGAGACCGTGACCGTCGACTCGGTGTTCAGCTGGCTGCCGCGCGCGGGGCTGGGTGCGGCGCCGGTCACACTCAAGCTCTGA
- the queA gene encoding tRNA preQ1(34) S-adenosylmethionine ribosyltransferase-isomerase QueA, translated as MRAFTLSDFDFHLPPELVAQHPAIERTASRLLDGTGDAPVDRIFKTLPSLLRAGDLLVFNDTRVVKARLFGEKPTGGKLELLVERVLQGHEVVAHMKVSKKPPVGTTLEMVGGFRATLLGRWPEEDGALFRFGFESDAGEDPYALMQRCGHVPLPPYITHTDSADDESRYQTVFARVPGAVAAPTAALHFDEGLLAELEARGVQRASVTLHVGAGTFQPVKTENIAEHTMHAERYEVPEATQRAIAECKARGGRVVAVGTTTVRTLESWAKSGEATGDTRIFITPGFAFAHVDVLVTNFHLPKSTLMMLVSAFAGYERVMALYAHAIANGYRFFSYGDAMLLARTQD; from the coding sequence ATGCGCGCCTTCACGCTTTCCGATTTCGATTTCCATCTGCCGCCCGAGCTGGTGGCCCAACACCCGGCCATCGAACGCACCGCCTCCCGTCTGCTCGACGGCACCGGCGATGCCCCGGTCGACCGCATCTTCAAAACGTTGCCCTCGCTGCTGCGCGCGGGCGACCTGCTGGTCTTCAACGACACGCGCGTGGTCAAGGCGCGCCTGTTCGGCGAGAAGCCGACCGGCGGCAAGCTCGAGCTGCTGGTCGAGCGCGTGCTGCAGGGCCACGAGGTCGTGGCGCACATGAAGGTCAGCAAGAAGCCGCCCGTGGGCACCACGCTCGAGATGGTGGGCGGCTTCCGCGCCACGCTGCTGGGCCGCTGGCCCGAGGAAGACGGCGCGCTGTTCCGCTTCGGCTTCGAGAGCGACGCGGGCGAAGACCCGTATGCGCTGATGCAGCGCTGCGGCCACGTGCCGCTGCCGCCCTACATCACGCACACCGACTCGGCCGACGACGAGAGCCGCTACCAGACCGTGTTCGCGCGCGTGCCCGGCGCGGTGGCCGCACCCACGGCCGCGCTGCATTTCGACGAAGGCCTGCTGGCCGAGCTCGAAGCGCGCGGCGTGCAACGCGCCAGCGTCACGCTGCATGTGGGCGCCGGCACCTTCCAGCCCGTGAAGACCGAGAACATCGCCGAACACACGATGCACGCCGAGCGCTACGAAGTGCCCGAAGCCACGCAGCGCGCCATTGCCGAATGCAAGGCACGCGGCGGGCGCGTCGTTGCCGTGGGCACGACCACGGTGCGCACGCTCGAGTCGTGGGCGAAAAGCGGCGAAGCCACGGGCGACACGCGCATCTTCATCACGCCGGGCTTCGCCTTCGCACACGTTGACGTGCTGGTGACCAACTTCCATTTGCCGAAGAGCACGCTGATGATGCTGGTCTCGGCCTTCGCGGGTTATGAGCGCGTGATGGCGCTGTATGCCCACGCCATTGCCAACGGCTACCGCTTCTTCAGCTATGGCGATGCCATGCTGCTCGCACGGACCCAGGACTGA
- a CDS encoding SDR family NAD(P)-dependent oxidoreductase, with protein sequence MTSAAASASVYTARYPSLAGRTVFISGGASGIGESLVRAFHAQGAKVGFCDLDTAAGGALAAQLQGADPALFVPCDVTDTAALAAAIDAVRQRFGPVSVLLNNAANDRRHELADVTSDDFDRLVAVNFKHQFFAAQAVADDMRALGGGSIVNFGSISWMIKGKGYPVYQACKAAARGLTRSLARDLGKANIRVNSIVPGWVMTERQIQLWVKPESGAEIDAAQCLPGRVMAEDIAAMALFLAADDSRMCTAQDYVVDAGWT encoded by the coding sequence ATGACATCCGCCGCTGCTTCCGCTTCTGTCTACACCGCCCGCTACCCCTCGCTGGCCGGCCGCACCGTGTTCATCTCGGGCGGCGCCAGCGGCATCGGCGAATCGCTGGTGCGGGCCTTTCATGCACAGGGCGCCAAGGTCGGCTTCTGCGACCTCGACACCGCCGCCGGCGGCGCGCTCGCCGCGCAACTGCAAGGCGCGGATCCCGCGCTGTTCGTACCCTGCGACGTGACCGACACGGCCGCGCTCGCCGCGGCCATCGACGCGGTGCGCCAGCGCTTCGGGCCGGTGTCGGTGCTGCTGAACAACGCGGCCAACGACCGGCGCCATGAACTGGCCGACGTGACGAGCGACGACTTCGACCGCCTCGTGGCCGTCAACTTCAAGCACCAGTTCTTTGCCGCGCAGGCGGTGGCCGACGACATGCGTGCGTTGGGCGGTGGCTCGATCGTCAACTTCGGCTCGATCAGCTGGATGATCAAGGGCAAGGGCTACCCGGTGTACCAGGCCTGCAAGGCCGCCGCGCGCGGCCTCACGCGCTCGCTGGCGCGCGACCTGGGCAAGGCGAACATCCGCGTCAACTCGATCGTGCCGGGCTGGGTGATGACCGAGCGGCAGATCCAGCTGTGGGTGAAGCCCGAATCGGGCGCGGAGATCGATGCGGCGCAGTGCCTGCCGGGGCGCGTGATGGCGGAAGACATTGCCGCGATGGCGCTGTTCCTTGCCGCTGACGATTCGCGCATGTGCACTGCACAAGACTACGTGGTGGACGCAGGCTGGACCTGA
- the tgt gene encoding tRNA guanosine(34) transglycosylase Tgt, whose translation MLNFELLKTDPDSHARRATLTLNHGKVQTPIFMPVGTYGTVKGVMPRSLEEMGAQIILGNTFHLWMRPGLDVMASFGGLHQFEKWNKPILTDSGGFQVWSLGAMRKISEEGVKFASPVNGDKLFLTPEVSMQIQTILNSDIVMQFDECTPYDTKGHITTEAEARISMELSLRWAKRCQSEFTRLENPNALFGIVQGGMFENLREESLAALVDMDFPGYAIGGVSVGEPKEEMLHIMGHTPHRLPANKPRYLMGVGTPEDLVQGVADGVDMFDCVMPTRNARNGTMFTRFGDLKMRNARHKSDPQPVDPSCTCHACAGTSGVSWNDGGREGFSRAYLHHLDRCGEMLGPMLCTIHNLHYYLNLMTEIRAALDAGTFTAFRAQFKADRARGV comes from the coding sequence ATGCTGAACTTCGAACTCCTCAAGACCGACCCCGACAGCCACGCGCGCCGCGCGACGCTCACGCTCAACCACGGCAAGGTCCAGACGCCGATCTTCATGCCCGTGGGCACCTACGGCACCGTCAAGGGCGTGATGCCGCGCAGCCTCGAAGAGATGGGCGCGCAGATCATCCTGGGCAACACCTTCCACCTGTGGATGCGCCCGGGGCTGGACGTCATGGCCAGCTTCGGCGGGCTGCACCAGTTCGAGAAATGGAACAAGCCCATCCTCACCGACTCGGGCGGCTTCCAGGTGTGGTCGCTGGGCGCGATGCGCAAGATCAGCGAAGAGGGCGTGAAGTTCGCGTCGCCCGTCAACGGCGACAAGCTGTTCCTCACGCCCGAGGTCTCGATGCAGATCCAGACCATCCTGAACAGCGACATCGTGATGCAGTTCGACGAGTGCACGCCCTACGACACCAAGGGCCACATCACGACCGAGGCTGAAGCCCGCATCTCGATGGAGCTGAGCCTGCGCTGGGCCAAGCGCTGCCAGAGCGAATTCACGCGACTCGAAAACCCCAACGCGCTGTTCGGCATCGTGCAGGGCGGCATGTTCGAGAACCTGCGCGAAGAGTCGCTCGCGGCGCTGGTCGACATGGACTTTCCGGGCTACGCCATCGGCGGCGTGAGCGTGGGCGAGCCCAAGGAAGAGATGCTGCACATCATGGGCCACACGCCGCACCGGCTGCCCGCGAACAAGCCGCGCTACCTCATGGGCGTGGGCACGCCCGAAGACCTGGTGCAGGGCGTGGCCGACGGCGTCGACATGTTCGACTGCGTGATGCCCACGCGCAATGCGCGCAACGGCACGATGTTCACGCGCTTCGGCGACCTGAAGATGCGCAACGCGCGCCACAAGAGCGACCCGCAGCCGGTCGACCCGAGCTGCACCTGCCACGCCTGCGCGGGCACCTCGGGCGTGAGCTGGAACGACGGCGGGCGCGAAGGCTTCAGCCGTGCCTACCTGCACCACCTCGACCGCTGCGGCGAAATGCTCGGGCCGATGCTGTGCACGATCCACAACCTGCACTACTACCTGAACCTGATGACGGAGATCCGCGCGGCGCTCGACGCGGGCACCTTCACGGCGTTCCGCGCGCAGTTCAAGGCCGACCGCGCACGCGGCGTCTGA
- a CDS encoding DUF4166 domain-containing protein produces MVDSSVARVTPAPAPPSEGELFKKILGGAWMGLHPDIRRRFDKNPLPGKALHYLGALSELRCSRFGKLLGHLTQPMIQGALIPYSDSHFPVEIQVYARPDDPAIYKQRIYRLHGRPPIQFTSFMRESERGEVLEYVGMGLGMKLVLSVEANGSLHFQSDGYFWEVFGWRIPLPGLFTPGKTFLWHHNETPERFNIRIEIRHCLMGTTFTQVGVFEEVPEPQAVSA; encoded by the coding sequence ATGGTCGATTCTTCCGTTGCGCGCGTCACGCCTGCCCCTGCCCCTCCTTCCGAAGGCGAGCTCTTCAAGAAGATCCTGGGCGGCGCGTGGATGGGGCTGCACCCCGACATCCGCCGGCGCTTCGACAAAAATCCCCTGCCGGGCAAGGCGCTGCATTACCTGGGCGCGCTCAGCGAGCTGCGCTGCTCGCGCTTCGGCAAGCTGCTGGGCCACCTCACGCAGCCGATGATCCAGGGCGCGCTGATTCCCTACAGCGACAGCCACTTCCCGGTCGAGATCCAGGTCTACGCCCGGCCCGACGACCCCGCCATCTACAAGCAGCGCATCTACCGCCTGCACGGTCGCCCACCGATCCAGTTCACCAGCTTCATGCGCGAGAGCGAACGCGGCGAGGTGCTGGAGTACGTGGGCATGGGGCTGGGCATGAAGCTGGTGCTGAGCGTGGAAGCCAACGGCAGCCTGCATTTCCAGAGCGACGGTTATTTCTGGGAGGTGTTCGGCTGGCGCATTCCGCTGCCGGGCCTGTTCACGCCGGGCAAGACTTTTCTCTGGCACCACAACGAGACGCCCGAGCGCTTCAACATCCGCATCGAGATCCGCCACTGCCTCATGGGCACCACCTTCACGCAGGTCGGCGTGTTCGAGGAAGTGCCGGAGCCGCAGGCGGTGTCCGCATGA
- a CDS encoding serine endopeptidase has product MSKSLRLSEKWFRRGLWLVAFVFASFLIGLGSTIVGDLPQVERVRVLDDFIDKPAAEPLRATIKASETAEEQAARDLDQAQLQLNTAQQASANARETFGNWIATRRATAQPDQDTELIARTKALDAFKQKEDAAQRKANAQRQIALDARQAEQRAREALSVLEHDAQERLNAEYRRVELRVFAYRLALTLPLLLVAGWLFVKKRKSTYWPFVWGFIFFALFAFFVELVPYLPSYGGYVRYVVGIVLTVLVGRYAIIALNRYLARQKLAEQQPDQVRREELSYDVALARLGKSVCPGCERPVDLKNNEIDFCPHCGIGLFDHCGHCSTRKSAFSKFCHACGTAATATQAPNTPVTGTAQSVTPGAPVQPAP; this is encoded by the coding sequence ATGAGCAAATCCCTGCGCCTCTCCGAGAAGTGGTTCCGCCGCGGCCTGTGGCTGGTGGCGTTCGTGTTCGCGAGCTTCCTGATCGGGCTGGGCAGCACGATCGTGGGCGACCTGCCGCAGGTCGAGCGCGTGCGCGTGCTCGACGACTTCATCGACAAGCCGGCGGCCGAGCCGCTGCGCGCCACCATCAAGGCGTCTGAAACGGCCGAGGAGCAGGCCGCGCGCGACCTCGACCAGGCGCAGCTGCAGCTCAACACGGCGCAGCAGGCCAGCGCCAACGCGCGCGAGACCTTCGGCAACTGGATCGCCACGCGCCGCGCCACCGCGCAGCCCGACCAGGACACCGAGCTCATCGCGCGCACCAAGGCGCTCGACGCCTTCAAGCAGAAGGAAGACGCGGCGCAACGTAAGGCGAACGCACAGCGCCAGATTGCGCTCGACGCACGCCAGGCCGAGCAGCGTGCGCGCGAGGCGTTGTCGGTGCTGGAGCACGATGCGCAAGAGCGGCTGAATGCCGAGTACCGCCGCGTCGAGTTGCGCGTGTTCGCCTACCGGCTCGCGCTGACCCTGCCGCTGCTGCTGGTGGCCGGCTGGCTGTTCGTGAAGAAGCGCAAGAGCACCTACTGGCCCTTCGTGTGGGGCTTCATCTTCTTCGCGCTGTTTGCCTTCTTCGTCGAGCTGGTGCCTTACCTCCCGAGCTACGGCGGCTATGTGCGCTACGTGGTGGGCATCGTGCTCACGGTGCTGGTGGGGCGCTACGCGATCATTGCGCTCAACCGCTACCTGGCGCGCCAGAAGCTCGCCGAGCAGCAGCCCGACCAGGTGCGCCGCGAAGAGCTGAGCTACGACGTCGCGCTGGCACGCCTGGGCAAGAGCGTGTGCCCCGGCTGCGAACGCCCGGTCGACCTGAAGAACAACGAGATCGACTTCTGCCCGCACTGCGGCATCGGCCTGTTCGACCATTGCGGCCACTGCAGCACGCGCAAGAGCGCGTTCTCCAAGTTCTGCCATGCCTGCGGAACCGCCGCGACCGCAACGCAAGCGCCGAACACACCTGTGACCGGCACTGCGCAATCGGTCACGCCGGGCGCACCGGTTCAGCCGGCCCCGTAG
- a CDS encoding DUF3597 domain-containing protein, with product MSIFGKIFSKIFPSANAAEVVAAPPAAAPGAPAAVAPPPAIPLGDVPAVLDAMPGAAGLNWRTSIVDLLKLLGLDSSLAARKELATEILYSNGEPGSAEWNIGLHKQVMTRIAANGGTLPAELRD from the coding sequence ATGAGCATTTTCGGCAAGATTTTTTCCAAGATTTTTCCGTCGGCCAACGCCGCTGAAGTCGTCGCCGCACCGCCGGCGGCTGCACCCGGCGCGCCGGCCGCTGTCGCACCGCCGCCTGCGATTCCGCTGGGCGACGTGCCCGCCGTCCTGGACGCCATGCCGGGTGCCGCCGGCCTGAACTGGCGCACCTCGATCGTCGACCTGCTCAAGTTGCTGGGCCTGGACAGCAGCCTCGCCGCGCGCAAGGAACTGGCCACCGAAATTCTCTACAGCAACGGCGAACCGGGTTCGGCCGAATGGAACATCGGCCTGCACAAGCAGGTGATGACCCGCATCGCCGCCAATGGCGGCACGCTGCCAGCCGAACTGCGCGACTGA